Within the Echinicola sp. 20G genome, the region GTGGAAAATGACCTCATTGTTGAACTGTTCAAAAGGATAGGTGGCTTCAAGGTCAAGATCATTGAAATCCAATAGGTCATCCTCAATGGATAGAGCTGCTTCCGCATAATTAAGGGCATTGGGATAATCTCCCATGGACAGGTACACTCGTGAGAGCAGGGCATGGGCGGCCCATTGGCTGGGCCTGCTTTTGTAATCGGGCATCTGCGGTAATAGGGTTACAGATTCCTTTAGGTCTTCTATGACCTTTTCATAGGAATTTGCCAAACTGGCCCTAGGTGCATCCAGGTTTATATCTGGACTTAAGCGTAATGGAATGCCCAAAGCCCCATCGTTTTGGCCGGGGACATAGGCAGGGGAAAACAGGCTGAGCAGGTTGTAAAAGGCATTGGCCCGGTAAAATAATGCCCTGCCCCGAACATGGTCATACTCCATAGGATCATCATCTCGGGAAAGTTCATCCAACCCATCCAGGACCACATTGGCATAAAATACCTGCTGGTAGAACACGGTCCATTCAAAACCGTAATTTTCAAAAATGCTTTTATTCCAAATATAGGTGTTCTGTTCCACTGTGGAATAGGATCCGAAACCGTTGTCTGTGGTGACCAGTTCGTCCCCAGCCAGAAGTCCCAAGGCGGGACCGTCGTTCATGTCCCTTCTGGAAGCGTCCAACAGCTTTTGCAGGTCTGCGAGACTTTCTGGCACGACAATGCTTTTTTCAGGCTTTTCATCCAGGAACTCCTCACAGGAGCTCAATAAATGTACGATGCTGATGATCATAATTGTAAGTATGGGTTTGAGTTTGTATTTCATATTTGTAGAATTTAGTCGTTAATAATGAGTCAAGAGATTTGAGATTTAAGACTGGTTTTCGGTAGCGAGGCCTTTCTGAAATCCGTCATTGCGAATGAAGGCCAATTGGGTTGCTGAGCCTATCTTGCCATCAGGTAGGCCTGGCCAAAGTACCAAATGGTCAGAATGAAGCAATCCCATATTAATAAATCGAGACTGCTTCGGCATTGGACACTTCGGCTGAGCTCAGTGGCCAATAACTCGCAGTGACGTATTAATGTCTCTTCTAAAAAAGAGTCCCGGTTTCCCGTCTGGAAACTTTTCCCGCGCATACGATGATGTTGTATGATTTACATATGAAGAAAGTGGCGGTAAGGGACTCTGTTTAGATGTTAGATACAAGACCCCGATAGTCATCAGGACAGGCGCTAGATAAAAGACTGATTCACATGATAGAGGCCGTCCTACAACCCGTCATTGCGAAGGATCTGCCCTGTCTGACGT harbors:
- a CDS encoding RagB/SusD family nutrient uptake outer membrane protein; the protein is MKYKLKPILTIMIISIVHLLSSCEEFLDEKPEKSIVVPESLADLQKLLDASRRDMNDGPALGLLAGDELVTTDNGFGSYSTVEQNTYIWNKSIFENYGFEWTVFYQQVFYANVVLDGLDELSRDDDPMEYDHVRGRALFYRANAFYNLLSLFSPAYVPGQNDGALGIPLRLSPDINLDAPRASLANSYEKVIEDLKESVTLLPQMPDYKSRPSQWAAHALLSRVYLSMGDYPNALNYAEAALSIEDDLLDFNDLDLEATYPFEQFNNEVIFHSEMVTHGFIRNSNTVVLPGIYGSYGEDDLRKQSFFRENSFGMDFKGTYTGTVTYFCGLATDELYLNKAECLARTGDFDSARETLDGLLVKRYLSGTYEGIQTADTDLLALILEERKKELLCRGTRWVDLRRLNREAESALTIERTVDGQSYRLEPGSKKYVFPIPPDEINVSGIIQNER